Proteins encoded within one genomic window of Leptospira stimsonii:
- a CDS encoding ATP-binding response regulator — MNPNDPISAPSILIVDDEWLIAFNLQVSLQKLGYSIAGTARTADEALELAERTKPDLILMDIRIEGELDGIQAAERIQKKMDVPVIFMTAFADEETFNRAVDRASMFGYISKPFQPTALKNSIEIALKQQQRFGKAREEGKEARDVIQNISEGAISLDRDGKILFMNRTAESLTGWLLSDVQGESGEKVLSLSTDEGVNIRTGVGSVKPSHLKYIPSLLTRKNGTRIQVAFRVSPVRDEEGSIAGSIITLSELATLTVSEKEISEMEKVIQSERRLDSIQKLAAGLAHEINNPLMGIINYGHIIRNHKGGDADTKNYARLVIEQGERIASIIRNLVLFSKQDAEQPISTNVRKLVSSVEGMISEMLKSHEIQLEIDIPQDLEVQLRPNQIREVLYNILYYYSENQKKSKIQMKATLGGTETAQLKILVSGKLNINVDEESRFEPFENFRSNDARIGMGLSVCYGILQANRGQLLLKKTGAGWDFIIQIPV; from the coding sequence ATGAATCCAAATGACCCCATTTCCGCCCCTTCGATCCTGATTGTGGATGACGAATGGCTCATCGCCTTCAATCTTCAAGTCTCTCTTCAAAAATTGGGTTATAGCATCGCCGGAACGGCAAGAACCGCGGACGAAGCCCTCGAACTCGCCGAACGCACAAAGCCGGATTTGATTTTGATGGATATTCGAATCGAAGGTGAATTGGACGGAATTCAAGCGGCGGAAAGAATTCAGAAAAAGATGGACGTTCCCGTCATCTTTATGACCGCCTTTGCGGATGAAGAAACCTTCAATCGAGCCGTCGATCGGGCATCGATGTTCGGTTATATTTCCAAACCCTTCCAACCGACTGCGCTCAAAAATTCGATCGAGATCGCGCTCAAACAACAACAGAGATTCGGAAAAGCCAGGGAAGAAGGAAAGGAAGCCCGTGATGTGATTCAAAACATCAGCGAAGGTGCAATTTCTTTGGATCGAGACGGTAAAATTCTTTTTATGAACCGTACGGCGGAATCGCTCACCGGCTGGCTTCTTTCCGATGTGCAAGGAGAATCCGGCGAGAAAGTCTTGAGTCTTTCCACCGACGAAGGCGTGAACATTCGAACCGGAGTCGGTTCCGTAAAACCCAGTCATCTCAAATACATTCCTTCTCTGCTCACGCGCAAGAATGGAACTCGGATTCAAGTTGCGTTTCGCGTTTCCCCGGTTCGAGATGAGGAAGGAAGCATCGCAGGTTCCATCATCACACTTTCCGAACTTGCGACTCTCACCGTTTCTGAGAAAGAAATTTCAGAAATGGAAAAGGTCATCCAATCGGAAAGAAGACTCGATTCCATCCAAAAACTCGCGGCGGGTCTCGCGCATGAAATCAACAATCCTCTCATGGGAATCATCAATTACGGTCATATCATCCGAAATCATAAGGGCGGGGACGCGGATACGAAAAACTACGCGAGACTCGTCATAGAACAAGGGGAACGAATCGCTTCCATCATTCGGAATCTCGTTTTGTTTTCCAAACAGGACGCGGAACAGCCGATCAGCACGAACGTAAGAAAGCTTGTGAGTTCCGTGGAAGGGATGATCTCCGAGATGTTGAAATCACATGAAATCCAGCTGGAGATCGATATTCCGCAAGACTTGGAAGTGCAACTCCGGCCCAATCAGATCCGAGAAGTTCTCTACAACATTCTCTACTATTATTCGGAGAATCAGAAAAAGTCAAAGATTCAGATGAAGGCTACATTAGGCGGAACTGAAACGGCTCAATTGAAGATTCTAGTTTCCGGGAAACTCAATATCAACGTGGATGAAGAAAGCCGTTTTGAACCGTTCGAAAATTTTCGTTCGAATGATGCTCGGATCGGAATGGGGCTTTCAGTCTGTTACGGAATTCTTCAAGCCAATCGAGGACAACTCCTTCTCAAAAAAACCGGAGCCGGTTGGGATTTTATCATCCAAATTCCGGTCTGA
- a CDS encoding LIC_12238 family plasminogen-binding lipoprotein, whose amino-acid sequence MKLSSLIVRILLSSFLLFLTACFKPTGEFGWAVMDEEKFNVIEKKIMTVGEYTITRENLIFPDDKTIHYIYRFSRAVPETAETYVSLSRFQLGYNELDVLRKRPNPISKTIEGSFQGLTPGKYLLKVAYEGDVIDEVEFLVRTPKGSYSEEASSQADDDIEKAMK is encoded by the coding sequence ATGAAATTGTCCTCTTTGATTGTAAGAATCTTACTATCCTCGTTTCTTCTTTTTTTAACCGCGTGTTTCAAGCCGACGGGAGAATTCGGTTGGGCTGTTATGGATGAGGAAAAGTTCAACGTGATCGAAAAAAAAATCATGACCGTTGGAGAATATACGATCACGAGGGAGAATCTCATCTTTCCCGATGACAAAACCATTCACTACATCTATCGATTTTCGCGAGCTGTTCCGGAGACCGCGGAAACCTACGTAAGTTTGAGTCGCTTTCAACTGGGATACAACGAACTCGACGTGCTTCGCAAAAGACCGAATCCGATCTCGAAAACGATCGAAGGATCGTTCCAAGGGCTGACACCCGGAAAGTATCTTTTGAAAGTCGCGTATGAAGGAGATGTGATCGACGAGGTGGAATTTTTGGTACGAACGCCGAAGGGTTCTTACAGTGAAGAGGCTTCCTCGCAAGCGGATGACGATATCGAAAAAGCGATGAAGTGA
- a CDS encoding cysteine synthase A, with protein sequence MNVKKDFSSSVGNTPLILLRSFSEETGCNIYGKAEFLNPGGSVKDRAALFIVEDAEKKGLLKPGGTVVEGTAGNTGIGLTHICNSKGYKTLIVIPDTRSQEKIDLLRTLGAEVRTVPAVPYKDPNNYVKVSGRIAEELGNAVWANQFDNVANRNAHYATTGPEIWEQTDGKIDAWITSLGTGGTFAGVSLFLKEKNSKIKTIVADPYGSGIYNFVKKGEVLAEGSSFTEGIGNGRITENMKGAPMDDAIRVTDEECLKVVYQLLHKDGLFLGGSSGINVGAAVKLAKELGPGHNIVTILCDSGARYQSRIFNEEWLSSKGHSIPK encoded by the coding sequence ATGAACGTTAAAAAAGATTTTTCAAGCTCGGTGGGAAATACGCCGCTGATTCTACTTCGCAGTTTTAGCGAAGAAACGGGATGTAATATCTACGGGAAGGCCGAATTCTTAAATCCTGGGGGTTCCGTAAAAGACCGAGCCGCTCTTTTTATCGTGGAAGACGCGGAGAAAAAAGGACTTTTAAAACCCGGGGGAACCGTCGTAGAAGGAACCGCCGGAAACACCGGAATCGGTTTGACTCATATCTGTAATTCCAAGGGATACAAAACCTTGATCGTGATTCCGGATACACGGTCCCAAGAAAAAATCGACCTCTTGAGAACGCTCGGTGCGGAAGTAAGAACGGTTCCCGCGGTTCCTTACAAAGATCCGAACAATTACGTGAAGGTTTCCGGGAGAATCGCGGAAGAACTAGGGAATGCGGTCTGGGCGAATCAGTTCGACAACGTCGCTAATCGAAATGCTCATTATGCGACCACCGGGCCCGAAATCTGGGAACAAACCGACGGCAAAATCGACGCTTGGATTACGTCTCTCGGAACGGGCGGAACCTTCGCGGGAGTTTCTTTATTCTTAAAGGAAAAAAATTCTAAGATCAAGACGATCGTCGCGGATCCGTACGGTTCCGGGATTTATAATTTCGTAAAAAAGGGAGAAGTTCTCGCGGAAGGAAGCTCTTTCACGGAAGGAATCGGGAACGGAAGAATCACCGAAAATATGAAAGGTGCACCGATGGACGACGCGATCCGAGTGACGGATGAAGAATGTCTAAAAGTGGTTTATCAACTTCTGCACAAAGACGGTTTGTTTTTGGGTGGATCCTCGGGGATCAACGTGGGCGCGGCCGTCAAATTGGCGAAGGAGCTCGGCCCTGGTCACAATATCGTCACGATCCTCTGCGATTCCGGTGCTCGCTATCAATCTCGAATTTTCAATGAAGAATGGTTATCGTCCAAAGGACATTCTATTCCGAAATGA
- a CDS encoding LA_0442/LA_0875 N-terminal domain-containing protein — MRKLKNVTLYLILLLFPSLIFGETILFKSGERTYATVIDQDANSVTIIRDGKREKIGKSKILKIIFKEIKNEQEIARIFEAEKKKFNKEGIKSEKEEQLDTLYLEQMIKENSYKIVQKRLALMEKYLEERDGDWESYISAKRNPWEPVWKSAILPGWGHSFMRQGAWSSTYSTLFFVSLVAYFGLDAAEKERTKAYDKKIEKILEQQFTSSLVSSSSLPTGILDQYNQINTFKNLNSLNSIRSDESAYKHAKHSAAIVAVGIYLIQLTHSYFSGKTWAQNNVLQTPTGETVSEGFGIRGNPLVSKDLSSGTRSIDVGGQILYSAFY; from the coding sequence ATGCGAAAGCTAAAAAACGTCACTCTCTATTTGATTCTTCTTCTTTTTCCCTCCTTGATTTTTGGAGAAACGATCCTCTTTAAATCCGGGGAGAGAACATACGCAACCGTGATCGATCAGGATGCAAACTCGGTTACGATCATTCGAGATGGAAAGAGAGAAAAAATCGGAAAATCAAAAATTCTTAAAATCATCTTTAAGGAAATCAAGAACGAACAGGAAATCGCGAGAATCTTCGAAGCCGAGAAGAAAAAGTTCAACAAAGAAGGAATAAAAAGCGAAAAGGAAGAGCAACTCGATACCCTCTATCTCGAGCAGATGATCAAAGAAAACAGTTATAAGATCGTTCAAAAACGTCTGGCGCTGATGGAAAAGTATTTAGAAGAACGGGACGGTGATTGGGAATCGTATATTTCCGCCAAAAGAAATCCTTGGGAACCTGTCTGGAAATCGGCGATTCTTCCGGGCTGGGGTCACAGTTTTATGAGACAAGGAGCTTGGAGTTCAACGTACTCCACACTCTTCTTCGTTTCCTTGGTCGCCTATTTCGGGTTAGACGCCGCCGAAAAAGAAAGAACCAAAGCCTACGATAAAAAGATCGAAAAGATTTTGGAACAACAGTTTACGAGTAGCCTCGTTTCCAGCTCGAGCCTTCCTACGGGAATTTTGGATCAATACAATCAAATCAATACATTCAAAAATTTGAATTCACTGAATTCGATCCGTTCGGACGAATCGGCTTACAAACACGCCAAACATTCCGCCGCGATCGTTGCCGTGGGGATTTATCTGATCCAATTGACCCATTCGTATTTTTCCGGAAAAACCTGGGCCCAGAACAACGTCCTTCAAACTCCAACAGGAGAAACCGTTTCCGAAGGGTTCGGAATTCGCGGAAATCCATTGGTCAGCAAGGATCTCTCCAGCGGAACTCGAAGCATCGACGTGGGTGGACAAATTCTCTATTCCGCGTTTTACTGA
- the miaA gene encoding tRNA (adenosine(37)-N6)-dimethylallyltransferase MiaA: MSHPILILSAPTGAGKTSLITELDPERFEILSFDSRQIYREMPIGTAAPTKEQQSIIRHHLVEVLSPSEKVDAGLYNRLADEALRSVLNQNKIPVFTAGTGFYLKAFLFGMFAVPEISQEVRNKVLSMSPEQKRNRLQELDPDSLEKIFPGDDYRLGRALEVNLMGERWSALKIDPKTSAIQKYELNICLGVFLDLDRKELYDRINVRAKEMIDQGMAEEAWKIQELYGSNCPGLKSLGYNFALENKKGNSNLETFLMDLSQSHRNYAKRQITWFRKETYLKPMGRTEALETIKHIK, encoded by the coding sequence TTGTCTCATCCGATTCTCATCCTGTCTGCTCCTACGGGGGCGGGCAAAACTTCTCTCATCACGGAACTCGATCCGGAAAGGTTCGAAATTCTTTCCTTTGATTCCAGACAAATCTACCGCGAGATGCCGATCGGAACCGCGGCTCCTACAAAAGAGCAACAATCTATAATTCGCCATCATCTTGTCGAAGTCCTTTCACCTTCGGAAAAGGTCGATGCCGGTCTTTACAACCGTCTTGCGGACGAAGCCTTACGTTCAGTCTTAAATCAAAACAAGATTCCTGTTTTTACGGCGGGAACCGGATTCTATCTAAAAGCGTTTTTGTTTGGAATGTTTGCCGTTCCCGAGATTTCGCAAGAAGTGAGAAACAAAGTTCTTTCGATGAGTCCGGAACAAAAGAGAAATCGTCTCCAAGAACTGGATCCGGATTCTTTGGAAAAGATTTTTCCAGGTGATGACTATCGTCTGGGTCGCGCTCTTGAGGTAAATCTGATGGGAGAGCGTTGGTCTGCTTTGAAAATCGATCCCAAAACTTCAGCGATTCAAAAATACGAATTGAACATTTGTTTGGGCGTCTTCCTCGATCTGGATCGGAAAGAACTTTATGATCGTATCAACGTTCGCGCCAAAGAAATGATCGACCAAGGAATGGCCGAGGAGGCTTGGAAGATTCAAGAACTCTACGGATCGAATTGTCCCGGACTCAAATCCCTAGGCTATAATTTTGCACTTGAAAATAAAAAAGGAAACTCCAATCTAGAGACATTCCTTATGGATTTGAGCCAATCTCATAGGAATTATGCCAAACGACAGATCACCTGGTTTCGAAAGGAAACATATCTCAAACCAATGGGTCGGACTGAGGCACTGGAAACAATAAAACATATAAAGTAA
- the hfq gene encoding RNA chaperone Hfq gives MSAKNNIQDQLLNTARKDKLDLTIYLLNGVPLKGKVVSFDNFTIVLEQENKQSLVYKHAISTIIPAKIIKLYTEETKDAAQG, from the coding sequence ATGTCTGCTAAAAACAACATACAAGACCAACTCTTAAACACTGCCCGGAAGGATAAATTGGATCTTACCATTTATCTATTAAACGGGGTTCCCTTGAAAGGTAAGGTAGTCAGCTTTGATAATTTTACGATCGTTTTAGAACAGGAAAACAAACAGAGTCTTGTTTACAAACACGCGATCTCGACGATCATTCCCGCGAAGATCATCAAGCTTTATACTGAGGAAACCAAAGACGCAGCCCAAGGATAA
- a CDS encoding TIGR02300 family protein, producing MATSKKTPSKKTVSAAAKKKAPAKKAAPKKASASTKKKEEIIKKALSSPASKAAGTKKASGSKGVALNPLGKKWTCHTCSTKFYDLNKEEKICPKCGADQNKRPVTRTRTVRPRVVEEEEIIDDDAIAEDEDLEFVEEPLEEALEEEEDTEETEE from the coding sequence ATGGCAACCAGTAAGAAGACCCCTTCCAAAAAAACTGTCTCGGCCGCGGCTAAAAAAAAGGCTCCGGCTAAAAAAGCCGCGCCCAAAAAAGCTTCTGCTTCGACAAAGAAGAAAGAAGAAATTATCAAAAAGGCTCTTTCGAGTCCGGCATCCAAAGCCGCGGGAACTAAAAAGGCCTCGGGGTCCAAGGGAGTAGCTCTCAATCCCCTTGGAAAAAAATGGACCTGCCATACTTGTTCCACGAAATTTTACGACCTCAATAAAGAAGAAAAAATCTGTCCTAAGTGCGGGGCAGATCAAAACAAACGTCCGGTCACCCGTACTCGAACCGTCCGTCCGAGAGTGGTCGAAGAGGAAGAAATCATCGACGACGACGCAATCGCCGAAGACGAGGATTTGGAATTCGTCGAAGAACCTCTCGAAGAGGCTTTGGAAGAAGAGGAAGATACGGAAGAAACCGAAGAGTAA
- a CDS encoding LIC_11321 family protein, with amino-acid sequence MNVWKLVLILFFVSGLLFAKEEKKKSEKGADPTNKTPVSGCCRIKTVGGGYDYFVATEEECASHKQFHSFLKERTLCFESFPE; translated from the coding sequence ATGAATGTATGGAAGTTGGTTTTAATACTTTTTTTTGTCTCCGGTCTTTTGTTCGCGAAGGAAGAAAAGAAGAAATCGGAGAAGGGTGCGGATCCTACGAACAAAACTCCGGTATCGGGTTGTTGCAGAATCAAAACGGTCGGAGGCGGTTACGACTATTTTGTCGCAACGGAAGAAGAATGCGCTTCTCACAAGCAGTTTCATTCTTTTCTAAAAGAAAGGACTCTCTGTTTTGAGTCGTTTCCCGAGTAG
- a CDS encoding chemotaxis protein CheW, translating to MSSEIDHQYILFSLGDEEYAIPISLVDEIIKIDNLIRIPKAKAYFAGIMDIRGKVVKMVDLAVKLTVPREGDFSYDRAIVVKVGGHSVGIIVDKVSNVVLFPPESINPPPPSVKGISGRYITGIGKKDDRFIIIIDVEKILGAEELAELGSNVG from the coding sequence ATGTCATCCGAAATCGACCACCAGTACATTCTATTCAGTTTGGGGGACGAGGAATACGCGATTCCCATTTCCTTGGTAGACGAGATCATCAAGATCGATAATTTAATCCGAATTCCCAAAGCGAAGGCTTACTTCGCGGGGATCATGGACATTCGGGGAAAGGTCGTAAAGATGGTGGATCTCGCGGTGAAACTCACCGTACCAAGAGAAGGGGATTTTTCCTATGATCGCGCCATAGTGGTTAAGGTCGGAGGGCATTCGGTCGGAATCATCGTAGACAAGGTGTCTAACGTGGTTCTTTTTCCTCCCGAGTCCATCAATCCTCCGCCTCCGTCCGTAAAAGGAATTTCCGGACGTTATATCACCGGAATCGGCAAAAAGGACGATCGATTTATCATCATCATCGACGTGGAAAAGATATTGGGAGCGGAAGAATTGGCCGAACTAGGAAGCAATGTCGGATGA
- a CDS encoding class I fructose-bisphosphate aldolase, translating into MIDKIKAALGGEADSLLNHTCKTIPKESLSLPGANYVDEILSKSDRNNTVLRNYQAILNTGRLSGTGYTSILPVDQGIEHSAGASFAKNPAYFDPENIVKLAIEGGCNAVASTLGVLGLVSRKYAHKIPFIVKINHNELLSYPNKFDQILFANVEQAFDMGAVAVGATIYFGSDESSRQIQEITEAFHRAHELGMVTILWAYLRNDAFKPDKIDYHLATDLTGQANHLAATIQADIVKQKLPEVYAGGFRDLKFGKKDDRMYTTLTADNPIDMARYQVANCYMGKIGLINSGGASGENDLGDAVKAAVVNKRAGGMGMISGRKAFQKPMKDGVALLNAIQDVYLAKEVTIA; encoded by the coding sequence ATGATTGATAAAATCAAAGCCGCCCTGGGCGGAGAAGCGGATTCTCTTTTAAACCATACCTGTAAGACGATTCCAAAAGAATCTTTGAGCCTCCCCGGAGCCAACTACGTAGACGAGATTCTGTCCAAGAGTGACAGAAACAATACCGTTCTTAGAAACTATCAGGCCATCTTAAACACAGGAAGATTGTCCGGTACCGGTTATACTTCCATTCTTCCCGTTGACCAAGGAATCGAACACAGCGCGGGCGCATCCTTCGCGAAAAACCCTGCTTACTTTGATCCGGAGAATATCGTGAAACTCGCGATCGAAGGAGGTTGCAACGCGGTGGCTTCCACTTTGGGAGTGTTGGGTCTGGTTTCCAGAAAATATGCTCACAAGATTCCTTTTATCGTAAAGATCAACCACAACGAACTTCTTTCTTATCCGAACAAGTTCGACCAGATTCTTTTTGCAAACGTGGAACAAGCTTTTGATATGGGCGCGGTTGCGGTCGGTGCGACGATCTATTTTGGATCCGATGAATCTTCCCGTCAAATCCAGGAAATCACCGAAGCATTCCACAGAGCTCACGAACTCGGAATGGTTACGATCCTTTGGGCGTACCTGAGAAACGACGCGTTCAAACCCGACAAAATCGACTATCACTTAGCGACCGACCTTACCGGTCAGGCAAACCATTTGGCGGCGACAATCCAAGCAGACATCGTAAAACAAAAACTTCCCGAAGTTTACGCGGGCGGTTTTAGAGATCTGAAGTTCGGTAAAAAAGACGACAGAATGTACACAACTCTTACCGCCGATAACCCGATCGATATGGCGCGCTACCAAGTCGCGAACTGTTACATGGGAAAAATCGGTCTGATCAATTCCGGAGGAGCTTCCGGAGAAAACGATCTCGGAGACGCGGTAAAAGCCGCCGTCGTCAACAAAAGAGCGGGTGGAATGGGGATGATTTCCGGAAGAAAAGCTTTCCAGAAACCTATGAAAGACGGAGTCGCTCTTTTAAACGCGATTCAAGACGTTTATCTCGCGAAAGAAGTAACGATCGCTTAA
- a CDS encoding mannose-1-phosphate guanylyltransferase → MKQDKPVVLIMAGGKGERFWPRSRVSTPKQLQKVYSNKTLLKETLERALTITSIDRIYIGTNASLKKSILAQEKNFPEKNFIIEPEGKNTAPIIALASLYFKEQYGDPVQVVLSADAWINPVKEFTKTINKAIEQAENHLVLLGIKPNRPEVGYGYIEAGKSTDGCFAVKSFYEKPDVKTALKYIKKKNFYWNPGIFLWKTSTILEEFKAYSPKILGPLEERFPFKKAGELGAAFKILPSDPVDIAIMEKSSRIRMVEASFGWDDVGSWTSLERVMPGDSSGNRHMGNAILFHKSSGNITQTKKEFTALLGVQDLIVVEEEDVLFISTKTGVGDIKNLVAELRKNKTLQKYTE, encoded by the coding sequence ATGAAACAGGACAAACCCGTAGTATTGATTATGGCCGGAGGAAAAGGAGAACGTTTTTGGCCGCGTTCCAGAGTTTCCACACCGAAACAATTACAGAAAGTTTATTCCAACAAAACTCTTCTCAAGGAAACCTTGGAAAGAGCGCTCACGATCACTTCGATCGACCGCATTTATATAGGAACCAACGCGAGTCTCAAAAAATCCATTCTCGCTCAGGAGAAAAATTTTCCTGAAAAAAATTTCATCATCGAACCCGAGGGCAAAAACACAGCACCGATCATCGCACTCGCGTCGCTTTATTTCAAAGAACAATACGGAGACCCGGTTCAGGTCGTCTTGTCCGCGGACGCATGGATCAATCCGGTAAAGGAATTCACAAAGACGATCAACAAAGCGATCGAACAAGCTGAGAATCATCTGGTTCTTCTTGGAATCAAACCGAATCGTCCCGAAGTGGGTTACGGTTATATCGAAGCCGGAAAGTCGACTGACGGTTGTTTTGCGGTAAAATCCTTTTACGAAAAGCCGGACGTCAAAACCGCGCTCAAATACATCAAAAAGAAGAATTTTTACTGGAACCCGGGAATCTTTCTCTGGAAGACTTCCACAATATTAGAAGAATTTAAAGCGTATTCTCCGAAAATTCTCGGACCTCTCGAAGAAAGATTTCCGTTTAAAAAGGCGGGCGAACTCGGTGCGGCGTTCAAAATTCTTCCTTCCGATCCGGTCGATATCGCGATCATGGAAAAGAGTTCCCGTATCAGAATGGTGGAAGCGAGTTTCGGTTGGGACGACGTGGGCTCTTGGACTTCTCTGGAAAGGGTGATGCCGGGAGATTCTTCCGGAAACAGGCACATGGGGAACGCGATTCTATTCCATAAATCCTCGGGAAATATCACTCAGACCAAAAAAGAATTCACGGCGCTTCTCGGAGTTCAAGATTTGATCGTCGTCGAAGAGGAAGACGTTCTCTTTATCAGCACGAAAACGGGAGTAGGTGACATCAAAAACCTCGTCGCGGAACTCCGTAAAAATAAAACTTTACAAAAGTACACAGAATAG
- a CDS encoding CBS domain-containing protein, whose product MYVKQILAKKDRKLLSVDPDSSVMDAVKFMTKYDIGSVMILGEGKLKGIFTERDVLHLSAELGLDFFKKSVSEVMSTTLTTMSPEDDVDELLSIMLKKRIRHMPILEDGLLIGIISIGDAVKAKIEKTEEENKNLKQYMYNENGFI is encoded by the coding sequence ATGTACGTAAAACAGATCCTTGCAAAAAAAGACAGAAAACTCCTATCCGTAGATCCGGATTCTTCGGTTATGGATGCGGTCAAATTCATGACCAAATACGATATCGGCTCGGTAATGATTCTGGGAGAAGGCAAACTGAAGGGCATTTTTACGGAAAGAGACGTCCTTCATCTTTCCGCAGAACTCGGATTGGATTTTTTTAAAAAATCCGTTTCCGAGGTAATGTCGACTACACTCACCACCATGTCTCCGGAAGACGACGTGGACGAACTGCTATCGATCATGCTCAAAAAAAGAATCCGGCATATGCCTATTTTAGAAGACGGACTTTTGATCGGAATCATTTCGATCGGCGACGCCGTGAAAGCCAAGATCGAAAAAACCGAAGAAGAAAATAAGAATCTAAAACAATATATGTACAACGAAAACGGGTTTATCTGA
- a CDS encoding sensor histidine kinase, with translation MSLTSNIQELFRVHSPNSTHPNAWKRNIIHILLIVSSIFGLIIYIPSVYLAAKQGLGEVVIVDTLALLLIWFLLLLPNRYYKSKSYFLLALVSLMAALLYTKIGLAGAGILWFFLIPVFCGIFLNPTLAFWGWVISTFAVFGGALLAHYRIWIGNETPFQILVVGANFSFLCGILTFSVIAILRGLALSIRKQKQLILLHRKTNTELQNEIAIRLEAEAKLTDSLNDKETLFREIQHRVKNNTQLILSMMALEQEKTKSEPAKKAISSAMNRIHSMAMVQDYLFFKDSYKVIHAKDYLNSLVRHLFLSYGPSDGRIQSTCEIEEIYLPMEKAIPCGLIINELLSNSFKHAFPESAKGKVSVIFQKSHSGFLTLEVADNGVGNPSEEKISSESSSLGMSLIEALCQQLRGELEVEKKNGFLVRVRFFP, from the coding sequence ATGAGCCTAACTTCCAACATTCAAGAATTATTTCGAGTTCATTCTCCCAATTCTACGCACCCGAACGCTTGGAAACGAAATATCATTCACATTCTTCTGATCGTATCTTCGATATTCGGACTGATCATCTACATCCCGAGCGTTTATCTTGCGGCAAAACAAGGCTTGGGAGAAGTCGTGATCGTCGACACACTCGCGCTCCTTTTGATTTGGTTTCTCCTTTTGCTTCCGAATCGTTATTATAAATCCAAGTCCTACTTTCTTCTCGCGCTCGTTTCCCTGATGGCCGCTCTTCTTTATACGAAGATCGGACTTGCCGGCGCGGGAATTCTTTGGTTCTTTTTGATTCCAGTTTTTTGCGGAATCTTTCTCAATCCGACTCTTGCATTTTGGGGTTGGGTGATTTCTACGTTTGCGGTTTTCGGAGGAGCTCTTCTCGCTCATTACAGAATCTGGATCGGAAACGAAACTCCGTTTCAGATTTTGGTCGTAGGCGCTAACTTTTCATTTCTTTGCGGAATTCTCACTTTTTCCGTGATCGCAATTCTAAGAGGACTTGCGCTGAGTATTCGAAAGCAAAAACAACTCATTCTACTTCATAGAAAAACGAACACGGAACTTCAAAACGAAATCGCGATTCGATTGGAAGCCGAAGCGAAACTTACGGATTCTCTAAACGACAAAGAAACTCTTTTCCGAGAGATTCAACATCGAGTCAAAAACAATACTCAGTTGATTCTTTCCATGATGGCTTTGGAGCAAGAGAAAACAAAATCGGAACCGGCCAAAAAAGCGATCTCTTCGGCGATGAATCGAATTCATTCCATGGCAATGGTTCAGGATTATCTTTTTTTTAAGGATTCGTATAAGGTCATACACGCAAAAGACTATCTCAATTCTTTGGTTCGTCATCTGTTTCTTTCCTACGGTCCGAGCGATGGAAGAATTCAATCCACTTGTGAAATTGAGGAAATCTATCTTCCGATGGAAAAAGCGATTCCTTGCGGACTGATCATCAACGAACTTTTATCCAATTCGTTTAAACACGCATTTCCGGAAAGTGCAAAAGGTAAAGTTTCCGTAATATTCCAAAAATCGCATTCCGGATTTTTGACTCTGGAAGTGGCGGACAATGGAGTCGGAAACCCTTCCGAGGAAAAGATATCCTCCGAAAGTTCTTCTCTAGGAATGAGTCTCATCGAAGCGCTTTGTCAACAACTCCGGGGAGAATTGGAAGTGGAAAAGAAGAACGGTTTTCTTGTAAGAGTTCGTTTTTTCCCCTAA